GAAGTAACAGATCCTAAGCTTAAGGGGAGTAACATGGTACATTAGCCTTTTGATAAAAGCACTTCACTCAccaaattttttaagttaatgGATGAGGAACCAAGTGGACTTGTGGCCTCTTCAGCCAATTTTTTCCACTCCATGgcctttttcttcattttctttccctTATCTCCTTCCAACAATTCTCTTACCATCTTCTCTACTTCCTCTCTTTTGACATCAAAGTCAATTTCCATGCCGATGGCCCATTCATTGCACGTATACTTACAATTTGTTCGCTGATCTGCAAAGAATGGTAAGCAAAGCATTGGCACTCCTGCACATACACTTTCAATGGTTGAATTCCAGCCGCTATGTGTCAAGAACCCTCCAATTGAGGGGTGGTTTAGCACTTCCTCTTGAGGGCACCAACTAGTTATTAGACCTCTCTCTTTAATTTCCTCCTGAAACTCAAGTGACAAAATCGTTGATCCACCTTCAACTAAGTCAGACCTAATTATCCACAAAAATGGGTGCTTACTATTTGCAAGTCCCCAACCAATTTCAACCAATTGCGATGGTGTCATGACAGCTACACTACCAAAACTCACATATATCACTGAGTTTGGTGCCTTTGAATTAAGCCAATTAAGGCACTCGGTTTCTTCCTTCCATAAACCATACCCAATTGATTCCAAATGATCATTGGATAAGTGATTGAGTAGTGGTTCTAGAGGGCCAATAGCATATACATGAGGAAACATGGTAGAGAGACCATGCAAAACTTCTTGCTCTAACTCATCGAATGTGTGAACAATAATTCCTGAAGCACTAGGAGCTCTCTCTGCTCCATAAGTcacaaatctaaaaaat
This DNA window, taken from Quercus robur chromosome 2, dhQueRobu3.1, whole genome shotgun sequence, encodes the following:
- the LOC126715049 gene encoding 7-deoxyloganetin glucosyltransferase-like yields the protein MDSKTQVADKPHAVCIPLPIQSHMKAMLKLSKLLLHEGFHITFVNTEFNHQRFMKSRGPNSLDGLPDFRFETIPDGLPPSDINATQDIPSLCESIMNNYFLAPFSDLLVKLNSATSDNPPVTCIVSDAGMVFTITAAQEFKIPIVLFFTLSACTVMGIQQIPSLKDKGIIPLKDESYLTNGYLDTIIDWIPGMRDVRLRDLPSHVQTIDPNDIFFRFVTYGAERAPSASGIIVHTFDELEQEVLHGLSTMFPHVYAIGPLEPLLNHLSNDHLESIGYGLWKEETECLNWLNSKAPNSVIYVSFGSVAVMTPSQLVEIGWGLANSKHPFLWIIRSDLVEGGSTILSLEFQEEIKERGLITSWCPQEEVLNHPSIGGFLTHSGWNSTIESVCAGVPMLCLPFFADQRTNCKYTCNEWAIGMEIDFDVKREEVEKMVRELLEGDKGKKMKKKAMEWKKLAEEATSPLGSSSINLKNLVSEVLLSKG